The following coding sequences are from one Lolium rigidum isolate FL_2022 chromosome 6, APGP_CSIRO_Lrig_0.1, whole genome shotgun sequence window:
- the LOC124661774 gene encoding BTB/POZ and TAZ domain-containing protein 2-like, with amino-acid sequence MSASPVLESILQRRLQRVKESGKPGRAVVRIRGVTDDVAAAFVRLLYAGRRDGEVVDEDVEKYAEQLLVLAHAYGVPWLKRWCQEAIGSRLTPGTVVDALQLADLCDAPQLHLRCMRLLAKEFRAVERTEAWRFLCDNDPWQELDILSRLHDADMRRRKWRRKSAEQKVYMELSGAMDSLHHICTDGCTEVGPVGQAPATTPCPSYATCRGLQLLIRHFSRCQTRSSCPRCQKMWQLLRLHAALCRLPEGHCNTPLCTQFKCKEEQKEAMPVPAAAKAGDGGDGRWGLLVKKVKAVRVMSSLAKRSPAVSTECVHEDQSALRLETMCC; translated from the exons ATGTCGGCGTCCCCGGTGCTGGAGAGCATCCTGCAGCGCCGCCTGCAGAGGGTGAAGGAGAGCGGCAAGCCCGGCAGAGCCGTCGTCCGGATCCGCGGCGTCACCGACGACGTCGCGGCGGCCTTCGTCCGCCTCCTCTACGCCGGCAG GCGTGATGGGGAGGTGGTCGACGAGGACGTCGAGAAGTATGCGGAGCAGCTGCTGGTGCTGGCGCATGCTTACGGCGTGCCGTGGCTGAAGCGGTGGTGCCAGGAGGCGATCGGGTCCCGGCTCACCCCGGGCACCGTCGTCGACGCGCTGCAGCTCGCCGACCTCTGCGACGCGCCGCAGCTGCACCTCCGCTGCATGAGGCTGCTCGCCAAGGAGTTCCGGGCCGTCGAGCGCACCGAGGCATGGCGCTTCCTCTGCGACAACGACCCCTGGCAGGAACTCGACATCCTCAGCCGACTGCACGACGCCGACATG CGGCGGCGCAAGTGGAGGCGAAAGAGCGCCGAGCAGAAGGTGTACATGGAGCTCAGCGGCGCCATGGACAGCCTCCACCACATCTGCACGGACGGCTGCACGGAGGTCGGCCCCGTGGGGCAGGCGCCGGCGACGACGCCGTGCCCGTCCTACGCGACCTGCCGGGGACTGCAGCTGCTCATCCGCCACTTCTCCCGGTGCCAGACCCGCTCCAGCTGCCCGCGGTGCCAGAAGATGTGGCAGCTCCTCCGGCTCCAcgccgcgctctgccgcctccccgAGGGCCACTGCAACACACCTCTCTGCAC GCAGTTCAAGTGCAAGGAGGAGCAGAAGGAGGCGATGCcggttccggcggcggcgaaggccggcgacggcggcgacggcaggTGGGGGCTTCTGGTGAAGAAGGTGAAGGCTGTCAGGGTCATGTCTTCTCTCGCCAAGAGAAGCCCCGCAGTGTCGACCGAATGTGTTCATGAGGATCAATCCGCTCTCAGACTTGAGACAATGTGTTGCTGA